From the Mangifera indica cultivar Alphonso chromosome 10, CATAS_Mindica_2.1, whole genome shotgun sequence genome, one window contains:
- the LOC123227099 gene encoding homeobox protein HAT3.1 isoform X2, whose amino-acid sequence MEVSYQNGNDSCSTQITSEQTNKFGAECAHSEPPELQGLPYSEGLQNKSQEINTPVTNFHTNEGFSRDVSNCSETNNFSCSQQILSVPKNEFAAECMPIEKLEVEPHLDSEIILEKFKETNTVMCSPVDNENLQAVTESVSKGSQTDAKQTLKFGLGRGCDDFTAESICSGLLEQKHQLGFGIMRHELEDTDAMITNGAVNETLQRLAGDVTKIYHTEGVNMSSQTGENSCSQQPTSEKALELTAGITSCDQSEVIYKDSSELLNQSSTIEHLKQPDVPIKIPDVEHLEPSCDDLVKNSCHSQTPPKDVVKNSSCLDCKGKKASKSLKKKYMLGSLRCSDRVLRSRSQEKPKAPEPSNNLADVSSSGGKKINQKRRKKKIVADEYSRIRRHLGYLLNRINYEQSLISAYSGEGWKGLNVEKLKPEKELKRATSEILRLKLKIRDLFQHLDSLCAEGQFPESLFDSDGQIDSEDIFCAKCGSKDLSTDNDIILCDGACDRGFHQFCLEPPLLKEDIPPDDEGWLCPGCDCKVDCIDSVNESQGTNLFITDNWEKVFPEAAAAGHDQDPNFGLPSDDSVDADYDPDDLQTNEKDQGDESSSDKSDYFSASDEVEPLANNNCLGLPSDDSEDDEYDPDALVLDEKITQESSSSDFTSDSEDLAAIIEDNGSSGNDEGATSVSPLGDSNGQMSKCGGNKECLNNELLSILEVRQDGLAHAYEKRSVERLDYKKLYDETYENVTSDSSDYEDWTDDIGPRKRTKRTAEGSPVSPNGNAPIPRSGKQNRDIKGNQKETEQCPNRETRQKLSSETTKTPPAKSHERSSTPGSSGRAETSSSRRLGESVTQSLYKSFKENQYPDRTAKETLAKELGLTFSQVSKWFENARWNFRHSSSMDARLGISTSEKSTSLPLSNKKQSRRVSTGRGAENVESSKAVVHDMDHIRGDLMNSRLGTKKTYQKKSTAPKPRNRMRKGKLGHQASDLPADSPEAQESQTSSLTQTRRRKTDV is encoded by the exons ATGG AAGTGAGTTATCAAAATGGAAATGATTCATGCTCTACACAAATTACTTCAGAGCAGACAAACAAATTTGGTGCTGAATGTGCACATAGCGAGCCACCTGAACTTCAAGGTTTGCCTTATTCTGAAGGATTGCAAAATAAGTCTCAAGAGATTAATACTCCAGTAACCAACTTTCACACTAACGAGGGATTTTCTAGAGATGTGAGCAATTGTAgtgaaacaaataatttttcatgcTCTCAGCAAATTCTGTCAGTGCCGAAGAATGAATTTGCTGCTGAATGCATGCCCATTGAAAAATTAGAAGTAGAGCCTCATTTAGATTCTGAAATCATACTTGAGAAATTCAAAGAAACCAACACTGTCATGTGCAGTCCTGTTGATAATGAAAACTTGCAAGCAGTTACTGAAAGTGTTAGCAAGGGTAGTCAGACTGATGCTAAACAGACACTTAAGTTTGGTTTGGGACGTGGGTGTGATGATTTCACTGCAGAATCTATATGTAGTGGATTACTGGAACAGAAACACCAGCTTGGTTTTGGAATCATGCGGCATGAATTAGAAGACACTGATGCCATGATAACCAATGGTGCTGTTAATGAAACTTTGCAACGACTTGCCGGGGATGTCACCAAGATTTATCATACTGAAGGTGTGAACATGAGTAGTCAGACTGGAGAAAATTCATGTTCTCAACAACCTACATCAGAAAAGGCACTGGAGCTGACTGCTGGAATCACAAGCTGTGATCAATCTGAAGTAATTTATAAAGATAGTTCTGAACTTCTGAACCAAAGTTCTACTATTGAACATTTAAAACAACCTGATGTTCCTATTAAGATTCCTGATGTTGAACATTTGGAACCATCTTGTGATGACCTGGTTAAAAATTCATGTCATTCACAGACACCACCTAAAGATGTGGTAAAGAACTCTAGTTGCTTGGACTGCAAGGGCAAAAAagcttcaaaatcattaaagaaaaaatatatgttaggATCTTTAAGATGCAGTGATAGAGTTCTTCGCTCAAGGTCACAAGAGAAACCTAAAGCACCTGAGCCAAGTAACAACTTGGCTGATGTTAGTTCTAGTGGaggcaaaaaaataaatcagaagagaagaaagaagaagatagTAGCTGATGAATATTCAAGAATCAGGAGACATCTAGGTTATTTGTTGAACAGAATTAACTATGAACAAAGTCTGATCTCTGCATATTCTGGGGAAGGCTGGAAAGGATTGAA TGTTGAAAAATTAAAGCCAGAGAAGGAACTTAAACGAGCCACATCTGAAATTCTTCgactaaaattgaaaattagagATTTATTTCAACATCTGGATTCACTTTGTGCTGAAGGGCAGTTTCCAGAATCTTTATTTGATTCTGATGGACAGATTGACAGTGAAGAT ATATTCTGTGCAAAATGTGGGTCCAAAGACTTGTCTACTGACAATGATATCATACTATGTGATGGTGCCTGTGATCGCGGATTCCACCAATTCTGCCTGGAACCACCTTTGTTAAAAGAAGATA TTCCTCCTGATGATGAGGGTTGGTTGTGCCCTGGATGTGATTGCAAGGTTGACTGCATTGACTCAGTCAATGAGTCACAGGGAACAAATCTTTTTATCACTGACAATTGGGAG AAGGTTTTTCCTGAAGCAGCTGCAGCTGGACATGATCAAGATCCCAACTTTGGACTTCCTTCAGATGACTCTGTTGATGCTGATTATGATCCTGATGATCTGCAAACTAATGAGAAGGATCAGGGAGATGAATCAAGTTCTGATAAATCTGACTACTTCTCTGCTTCTGATGAAGTGGAGCCCTTAGCTAATAACAACTGCTTGGGGCTTCCTTCTGATGATTCAGAGGATGATGAATATGATCCAGATGCTCTAGTACTTGATGAGAAAATTACACAGGAAAGTTCTAGTTCTGATTTTACATCCGATTCTGAAGATCTTGCTGCCATTATTGAAGATAACGGGTCTTCTGGAAATGATGAAGGTGCCACATCTGTCAGTCCTCTCGGAGATTCTAATGGGCAGATGTCAAAATGTGGCGGAAACAAAGAATGTTTAAATAATGAGCTTTTATCCATATTAGAAGTGCGGCAAGATGGTTTAGCACATGCTTATGAGAAAAGAAGTGTTGAAAGGTTGGACTACAAAAAGTTATATGAT GAAACATATGAAAATGTTACTTCTGATTCAAGTGATTATGAAGATTGGACTGATGACATTGGGCCAAGAAAAAGGACAAAGAGGACTGCAGAAGGTTCTCCAGTGTCACCGAATGGAAATGCTCCTATTCCTAGGAGTGGAAAGCAAAACAGAGATATAAAAGGAAACCAAAAAGAGACTGAACAATGTCCTAACAGAGAAACTCGTCAAAAGTTGAGCTCTGAAACTACGAAGACACCACCAGCTAAATCACATGAACGTTCCTCTACACCTGGTTCTAGTGGTAGAGCTGAGACGTCATCATCTAGAAGACTGGGTGAAAGTGTGACTCAG AGTCTCTACAAGTCCTTCAAGGAAAATCAGTATCCCGACCGAACAGCAAAAGAAACTTTGGCAAAAGAACTCGGACTTACTTTTTCGCAG GTTAGCAAATGGTTTGAGAATGCTCGTTGGAATTTCAGACATTCATCCTCTATGGATGCAAGACTAGGCATAAGTACTTCAGAAAAGAGCACCTCCTTGCCTCTGTCAAACAAGAAACAAAGCAGAAGAGTTTCCACTGGCCGTGGAGCTGAAAATGTAGAATCATCTAAGGCAGTTGTTCACGATATGGATCATATCAGGGGAGATCTAATGAATAGCAGATTGGGGACTaaaaaaacttatcaaaaaaaGTCTACAGCCCCAAAACCTAGAAATAGAATGAGAAAGGGGAAATTGGGTCATCAGGCATCAGATCTACCAGCTGATTCACCGGAAGCTCAAGAATCACAGACAAGCAGCCTGACTcagacaagaagaagaaaaaccgATGTATGA
- the LOC123227099 gene encoding homeobox protein HAT3.1 isoform X1 — translation MAKTEHMVVSQSEVSYQNGNDSCSTQITSEQTNKFGAECAHSEPPELQGLPYSEGLQNKSQEINTPVTNFHTNEGFSRDVSNCSETNNFSCSQQILSVPKNEFAAECMPIEKLEVEPHLDSEIILEKFKETNTVMCSPVDNENLQAVTESVSKGSQTDAKQTLKFGLGRGCDDFTAESICSGLLEQKHQLGFGIMRHELEDTDAMITNGAVNETLQRLAGDVTKIYHTEGVNMSSQTGENSCSQQPTSEKALELTAGITSCDQSEVIYKDSSELLNQSSTIEHLKQPDVPIKIPDVEHLEPSCDDLVKNSCHSQTPPKDVVKNSSCLDCKGKKASKSLKKKYMLGSLRCSDRVLRSRSQEKPKAPEPSNNLADVSSSGGKKINQKRRKKKIVADEYSRIRRHLGYLLNRINYEQSLISAYSGEGWKGLNVEKLKPEKELKRATSEILRLKLKIRDLFQHLDSLCAEGQFPESLFDSDGQIDSEDIFCAKCGSKDLSTDNDIILCDGACDRGFHQFCLEPPLLKEDIPPDDEGWLCPGCDCKVDCIDSVNESQGTNLFITDNWEKVFPEAAAAGHDQDPNFGLPSDDSVDADYDPDDLQTNEKDQGDESSSDKSDYFSASDEVEPLANNNCLGLPSDDSEDDEYDPDALVLDEKITQESSSSDFTSDSEDLAAIIEDNGSSGNDEGATSVSPLGDSNGQMSKCGGNKECLNNELLSILEVRQDGLAHAYEKRSVERLDYKKLYDETYENVTSDSSDYEDWTDDIGPRKRTKRTAEGSPVSPNGNAPIPRSGKQNRDIKGNQKETEQCPNRETRQKLSSETTKTPPAKSHERSSTPGSSGRAETSSSRRLGESVTQSLYKSFKENQYPDRTAKETLAKELGLTFSQVSKWFENARWNFRHSSSMDARLGISTSEKSTSLPLSNKKQSRRVSTGRGAENVESSKAVVHDMDHIRGDLMNSRLGTKKTYQKKSTAPKPRNRMRKGKLGHQASDLPADSPEAQESQTSSLTQTRRRKTDV, via the exons ATGGCGAAGACCGAGCACATGGTTGTTTCTCAATCAGAAGTGAGTTATCAAAATGGAAATGATTCATGCTCTACACAAATTACTTCAGAGCAGACAAACAAATTTGGTGCTGAATGTGCACATAGCGAGCCACCTGAACTTCAAGGTTTGCCTTATTCTGAAGGATTGCAAAATAAGTCTCAAGAGATTAATACTCCAGTAACCAACTTTCACACTAACGAGGGATTTTCTAGAGATGTGAGCAATTGTAgtgaaacaaataatttttcatgcTCTCAGCAAATTCTGTCAGTGCCGAAGAATGAATTTGCTGCTGAATGCATGCCCATTGAAAAATTAGAAGTAGAGCCTCATTTAGATTCTGAAATCATACTTGAGAAATTCAAAGAAACCAACACTGTCATGTGCAGTCCTGTTGATAATGAAAACTTGCAAGCAGTTACTGAAAGTGTTAGCAAGGGTAGTCAGACTGATGCTAAACAGACACTTAAGTTTGGTTTGGGACGTGGGTGTGATGATTTCACTGCAGAATCTATATGTAGTGGATTACTGGAACAGAAACACCAGCTTGGTTTTGGAATCATGCGGCATGAATTAGAAGACACTGATGCCATGATAACCAATGGTGCTGTTAATGAAACTTTGCAACGACTTGCCGGGGATGTCACCAAGATTTATCATACTGAAGGTGTGAACATGAGTAGTCAGACTGGAGAAAATTCATGTTCTCAACAACCTACATCAGAAAAGGCACTGGAGCTGACTGCTGGAATCACAAGCTGTGATCAATCTGAAGTAATTTATAAAGATAGTTCTGAACTTCTGAACCAAAGTTCTACTATTGAACATTTAAAACAACCTGATGTTCCTATTAAGATTCCTGATGTTGAACATTTGGAACCATCTTGTGATGACCTGGTTAAAAATTCATGTCATTCACAGACACCACCTAAAGATGTGGTAAAGAACTCTAGTTGCTTGGACTGCAAGGGCAAAAAagcttcaaaatcattaaagaaaaaatatatgttaggATCTTTAAGATGCAGTGATAGAGTTCTTCGCTCAAGGTCACAAGAGAAACCTAAAGCACCTGAGCCAAGTAACAACTTGGCTGATGTTAGTTCTAGTGGaggcaaaaaaataaatcagaagagaagaaagaagaagatagTAGCTGATGAATATTCAAGAATCAGGAGACATCTAGGTTATTTGTTGAACAGAATTAACTATGAACAAAGTCTGATCTCTGCATATTCTGGGGAAGGCTGGAAAGGATTGAA TGTTGAAAAATTAAAGCCAGAGAAGGAACTTAAACGAGCCACATCTGAAATTCTTCgactaaaattgaaaattagagATTTATTTCAACATCTGGATTCACTTTGTGCTGAAGGGCAGTTTCCAGAATCTTTATTTGATTCTGATGGACAGATTGACAGTGAAGAT ATATTCTGTGCAAAATGTGGGTCCAAAGACTTGTCTACTGACAATGATATCATACTATGTGATGGTGCCTGTGATCGCGGATTCCACCAATTCTGCCTGGAACCACCTTTGTTAAAAGAAGATA TTCCTCCTGATGATGAGGGTTGGTTGTGCCCTGGATGTGATTGCAAGGTTGACTGCATTGACTCAGTCAATGAGTCACAGGGAACAAATCTTTTTATCACTGACAATTGGGAG AAGGTTTTTCCTGAAGCAGCTGCAGCTGGACATGATCAAGATCCCAACTTTGGACTTCCTTCAGATGACTCTGTTGATGCTGATTATGATCCTGATGATCTGCAAACTAATGAGAAGGATCAGGGAGATGAATCAAGTTCTGATAAATCTGACTACTTCTCTGCTTCTGATGAAGTGGAGCCCTTAGCTAATAACAACTGCTTGGGGCTTCCTTCTGATGATTCAGAGGATGATGAATATGATCCAGATGCTCTAGTACTTGATGAGAAAATTACACAGGAAAGTTCTAGTTCTGATTTTACATCCGATTCTGAAGATCTTGCTGCCATTATTGAAGATAACGGGTCTTCTGGAAATGATGAAGGTGCCACATCTGTCAGTCCTCTCGGAGATTCTAATGGGCAGATGTCAAAATGTGGCGGAAACAAAGAATGTTTAAATAATGAGCTTTTATCCATATTAGAAGTGCGGCAAGATGGTTTAGCACATGCTTATGAGAAAAGAAGTGTTGAAAGGTTGGACTACAAAAAGTTATATGAT GAAACATATGAAAATGTTACTTCTGATTCAAGTGATTATGAAGATTGGACTGATGACATTGGGCCAAGAAAAAGGACAAAGAGGACTGCAGAAGGTTCTCCAGTGTCACCGAATGGAAATGCTCCTATTCCTAGGAGTGGAAAGCAAAACAGAGATATAAAAGGAAACCAAAAAGAGACTGAACAATGTCCTAACAGAGAAACTCGTCAAAAGTTGAGCTCTGAAACTACGAAGACACCACCAGCTAAATCACATGAACGTTCCTCTACACCTGGTTCTAGTGGTAGAGCTGAGACGTCATCATCTAGAAGACTGGGTGAAAGTGTGACTCAG AGTCTCTACAAGTCCTTCAAGGAAAATCAGTATCCCGACCGAACAGCAAAAGAAACTTTGGCAAAAGAACTCGGACTTACTTTTTCGCAG GTTAGCAAATGGTTTGAGAATGCTCGTTGGAATTTCAGACATTCATCCTCTATGGATGCAAGACTAGGCATAAGTACTTCAGAAAAGAGCACCTCCTTGCCTCTGTCAAACAAGAAACAAAGCAGAAGAGTTTCCACTGGCCGTGGAGCTGAAAATGTAGAATCATCTAAGGCAGTTGTTCACGATATGGATCATATCAGGGGAGATCTAATGAATAGCAGATTGGGGACTaaaaaaacttatcaaaaaaaGTCTACAGCCCCAAAACCTAGAAATAGAATGAGAAAGGGGAAATTGGGTCATCAGGCATCAGATCTACCAGCTGATTCACCGGAAGCTCAAGAATCACAGACAAGCAGCCTGACTcagacaagaagaagaaaaaccgATGTATGA
- the LOC123227100 gene encoding TIP41-like protein isoform X2, which yields MESVMMELEVDEKDLKAAGAEPLTDGRRGLVIHGWEIESRKGAILNSSTVQEWEQKLGTTHLPEMVFGESCLVLKHVKSGTKIHFNAFDALGGWKQEGLPPVEVPAAAQWKFRSKPFEQVILDYDYTFTTPYCGSETTEHGSGKILEARSRLQWEDCEEHIDMVALASKEPILFYDEVVLYEDELADNGVSLLTVKVRVMPSGWFLLLRFWLRVDGVLMRLRDTRMHCSFGGSGNPIIRRESCWREATFQALSTKYIFL from the exons ATGGAATCGGTGATGATGGAGTTGGAGGTGGATGAGAAGGACCTTAAAGCAGCTGGTGCCGAACCGTTGACCGACGGACGCCGTGGACTTGTGATTCACGGCTGGGAGATTGAGTCTCGCAAAGGGGCCATTCTCAATTCCTCCACTGTTCAAGA ATGGGAACAAAAGCTGGGGACAACGCATTTGCCGGAGATGGTTTTTGGGGAGAGTTGTTTGGTTCTTAAACATGTTAAAAGTGGTACTAAGATTCATTTTAATGCATTTGATGCTTTAGGTGGGTGGAAGCAGGAAGGTTTGCCACCAGTTGAAGTACCTGCTGCTGCACAATGGAAATTCAGGAG cAAACCATTTGAGCAGGTGATACTAGATTATGACTATACATTCACTACACCATATTGTGGAAGTGAAACAACTGAG CATGGAAGTGGGAAAATCTTGGAGGCAAGATCCAGACTCCAGTGGGAGGACTGTGAGGAGCATATAGACATGGTTGCATTGGCATCGAAAGAACCTATTCTTTTCTATGATGAG GTAGTTTTATATGAAGATGAATTGGCTGATAATGGGGTGTCACTACTGACTGTGAAAGTG AGAGTCATGCCAAGTGGTTGGTTCCTTCTCTTGCGATTTTGG CTTAGAGTTGATGGAGTACTTATGAGATTAAGGGACACCAGGATGCATTGTTCTTTTGGTGGTAGTGGAAACCCTATCATTCGTCGTGAGAGCTGCTGGAGAGAGGCTACTTTTCAAGCTTTATCTACC aaatacatatttttataa
- the LOC123227100 gene encoding TIP41-like protein isoform X1, protein MESVMMELEVDEKDLKAAGAEPLTDGRRGLVIHGWEIESRKGAILNSSTVQEWEQKLGTTHLPEMVFGESCLVLKHVKSGTKIHFNAFDALGGWKQEGLPPVEVPAAAQWKFRSKPFEQVILDYDYTFTTPYCGSETTEHGSGKILEARSRLQWEDCEEHIDMVALASKEPILFYDEVVLYEDELADNGVSLLTVKVRVMPSGWFLLLRFWLRVDGVLMRLRDTRMHCSFGGSGNPIIRRESCWREATFQALSTKGYPIDSAAYGDPSIISQRLPVIMHRTQKLKVSGNL, encoded by the exons ATGGAATCGGTGATGATGGAGTTGGAGGTGGATGAGAAGGACCTTAAAGCAGCTGGTGCCGAACCGTTGACCGACGGACGCCGTGGACTTGTGATTCACGGCTGGGAGATTGAGTCTCGCAAAGGGGCCATTCTCAATTCCTCCACTGTTCAAGA ATGGGAACAAAAGCTGGGGACAACGCATTTGCCGGAGATGGTTTTTGGGGAGAGTTGTTTGGTTCTTAAACATGTTAAAAGTGGTACTAAGATTCATTTTAATGCATTTGATGCTTTAGGTGGGTGGAAGCAGGAAGGTTTGCCACCAGTTGAAGTACCTGCTGCTGCACAATGGAAATTCAGGAG cAAACCATTTGAGCAGGTGATACTAGATTATGACTATACATTCACTACACCATATTGTGGAAGTGAAACAACTGAG CATGGAAGTGGGAAAATCTTGGAGGCAAGATCCAGACTCCAGTGGGAGGACTGTGAGGAGCATATAGACATGGTTGCATTGGCATCGAAAGAACCTATTCTTTTCTATGATGAG GTAGTTTTATATGAAGATGAATTGGCTGATAATGGGGTGTCACTACTGACTGTGAAAGTG AGAGTCATGCCAAGTGGTTGGTTCCTTCTCTTGCGATTTTGG CTTAGAGTTGATGGAGTACTTATGAGATTAAGGGACACCAGGATGCATTGTTCTTTTGGTGGTAGTGGAAACCCTATCATTCGTCGTGAGAGCTGCTGGAGAGAGGCTACTTTTCAAGCTTTATCTACC AAAGGGTATCCTATTGATTCTGCTGCATATGGTGACCCAAGCATCATCAGCCAGAGGCTTCCTGTCATCATGCATAGGACCCAAAAGCTTAAAGTCTCTGGTAACTTATAG
- the LOC123227101 gene encoding zinc finger protein 4-like gives MILERDEATETTSNRSQGDLRREGTHEERENENPGEWLNLRLGQNSVSTGRDYDSRLRPSAKIFSCNFCMRKFFSSQALGGHQNAHKRERGAARRYQSQRTITMMGLPMHSAMVRSLGVRTHSLVHKPGRDGTALVGRFNDAYTGFGMACTPYMLDDAVDVMWPGSFRLNPQPQEPPSEPLKLDLNLRL, from the coding sequence ATGATTTTAGAGAGAGATGAAGCAACTGAAACAACATCCAACAGGAGCCAAGGTGACTTGAGAAGAGAAGGTACGCacgaagaaagagaaaatgaaaatccaGGGGAGTGGCTGAACCTGAGATTAGGTCAAAATTCAGTTTCAACAGGTAGAGATTATGACTCACGATTAAGACCTTCTGCAAAGATTTTCTCATGTAATTTCTGCATGAGGAAGTTTTTCAGTTCACAGGCACTAGGGGGCCATCAGAATGCCCACAAGAGGGAGAGAGGTGCAGCTAGAAGATATCAATCCCAGAGAACAATCACAATGATGGGTTTGCCCATGCACAGTGCTATGGTCCGATCACTAGGTGTCAGAACCCATTCACTTGTGCACAAGCCAGGCAGAGATGGAACTGCACTTGTAGGAAGGTTTAATGATGCTTATACAGGGTTTGGAATGGCATGTACACCCTACATGCTGGACGATGCAGTGGATGTGATGTGGCCAGGCAGTTTTCGCTTGAATCCCCAACCACAAGAGCCACCATCAGAGCCTCTCAAGCTTGATTTAAATCTCCGACTGTGA